In Pseudokineococcus lusitanus, the DNA window CGTCATGCCGCTCGTGAAGTTCGCCGGGCCGACCGACCCGCGCTTCCTCTCGACCCTCGACCGCATCGGCGACGAGCTCGTCGCGGACTCGCTCGTCTCGCGCTACGCCATCACCGGGCACGACGGCCTCGACGACGACGAGGGCACCTTCAACCTCTGCTCGTTCTGGTACGTCGAGGCCCTCACCCGGGCCGGACGGGTCCGCGAGGCGCGGCTCGTCTTCGAGAAGATGCTCACCTACTCCAACCACCTCGGGCTCTACGCCGAGGAGATCGGCCCCTCGGGCGAGGCGCTGGGCAACTTCCCGCAGGCCTTCACGCACCTGGCGCTCATCTCCGCCGCCGTGAACCTCGACGCGGCGCTGGACCGGCAGCGCCCCTGACGCCCGGCGGACGCGCGGTGACGACGGTGGGGGCGGGCCCGCGGCCCGCTCACCCGAGCAGCGCCGGCACCGCGACCATGACGGGGATCGACGCGAAGGTCGTGAGGGCGATGGCGTCGCGCGCCGTCAGCAGCGTGCGGCCGGTGTCGTAGCGCGAGGCGACGACGAAGACGTTCTGCGCCGCCGGCAGCGCCGAGATGACCGTCGCGGCGAGCACCTCCGCGGGAGGCAGGTCGAGCAGGGGCCCGGCGACGACCCAGGCGACCAGCGGCTGCAGGAGCACCTTGAGCACGACGACGAGCGCCAGCTCCGGCCGCGAGGAGCCCCGCCCGGGCAGCGGCCCGAGCCGCAGGGAGACGCCGAAGGCCACGAGCATCACCGGCACCGCCATGCCGGCGACGAGCTCGAGCGGCGCCGCGAGCGCCGTCGGCGGCCGGAGCCCGGTGAGGTTGAGCGCCAGCCCGACGAGCGCGCCGACGGTGATGGGGTTCCGGAAGGGCGTCGTGACGAAGCGCAGGACCGAGGGGCGGCGGTCCGCGGCCGCCCGGTCCAGCAGCGCGAGCGCGAGCGGCTGGAGCACGAGCATCTGGAGGAGCAGCACCGGCGCGATGAGCGCGGCGTCGCCGAGCACGTACGCCGCGACGGGGAGCCCGAGGTTGCCCGCGTTGACGTACCCGGTGCAGAGCGCGCCGACGACGCCGTGGACGAGGCCGCGCCGCAGCAGCACCGCGACGACGGCCCACACGAGGACGACGACGGCCACGCCCGCGACGACCGCGCCGACGTACCCCGCGAAGAGCCGCGACACGTCCGCCTCGGAGAGCACGGTGACCATGAGCGCCGGGCTGGCGACGGTGAAGGCGAGCCGCGTCAGCGTCCGCTGCCCCGCCTCGTCGACGATGCGCAGGTGCGCCACGAGGGCGCCGGCCGCGACGACGAGCAGGATCGTGGCGAAGCCCTCGAGCACGCCCTGCACGAGACCTCCACCTGCGCCGACGCTGTCGTCGACCCGACCCTAGGTGCCCCGCCGTGCCTCCCGGCCTCGGCCGCCTCATGCGGACGCCTCCCGGTACGGGTCCTGCACGACACCTCGGCCCGACGCCGACGCGGCCGCGGCCGGTCGCCCTCCGCCCGCCGCTCTTCGCCCGCCGTCTCCCCGACCGACGCCTCCCCGACCGGCACCTTCTCGCTCGGCCACCGGCCCGACCCGGACGCCCCCGCACCGCCCGGCTCAGAAGGGCGGCGGGTCGTCCTCGTCGATCGGCGGGGCCGGCGGCGTCGGCGGGGCGGCGCGGCGATGGTCGGCGGTGGCGGCGCTCTCGAGGGCGAGGGCGCCGGGCCAGGCCATGTCGACGGTCGGGTAGGTCGGCTCTGGGTGGTTCCCGAGGTCATCCCAGCCGGTGGGCAGCGGCGTGCCGTCGTCGTCGCCGGTGATCGGTCGGGGCAGGAAGGGGGGTGCGGGGTCGTCGTGGACGAGCCCGAGGGGTGAGGTCCAGCGGGTGCCGAGGCCGTACGGGTCGGTCGGGTCGTCGGTGATGGCCTCGACCTGCCAGCCGTAGTGGGTGCGGCACTGGTGGTGCTTGCGGCAGCGGGGTCGGAGGTTGCACTCGCAGGTCGGTCCACCGGCGCTGTGGGGGACCTGGTGGT includes these proteins:
- a CDS encoding AEC family transporter is translated as MQGVLEGFATILLVVAAGALVAHLRIVDEAGQRTLTRLAFTVASPALMVTVLSEADVSRLFAGYVGAVVAGVAVVVLVWAVVAVLLRRGLVHGVVGALCTGYVNAGNLGLPVAAYVLGDAALIAPVLLLQMLVLQPLALALLDRAAADRRPSVLRFVTTPFRNPITVGALVGLALNLTGLRPPTALAAPLELVAGMAVPVMLVAFGVSLRLGPLPGRGSSRPELALVVVLKVLLQPLVAWVVAGPLLDLPPAEVLAATVISALPAAQNVFVVASRYDTGRTLLTARDAIALTTFASIPVMVAVPALLG